A segment of the Eleutherodactylus coqui strain aEleCoq1 chromosome 6, aEleCoq1.hap1, whole genome shotgun sequence genome:
ACGTTCCCTTTCCttcctctgaacgttcccatacCTTCTTCTGAACGTTCCCATACCTTCCTCTGCACgttcccattccttcctctgaacgttcccattccttcctctgaacgttcccattccttcctctgaacgttcccattccttcctctgcacgttcccattccttcctctgcacgttcccattccttcctctgaacgttcccattCCTTCCTGTGAACgttcccattccttcctctgaacgttcccgttccttcctctgaacgttcccgttccttcctctgaacgTTCCCGTTCCCTCCTCTGCACGTTCCCGTTCCCTCCTCTGAACGTTCCCGTTCCCTCCTCTGAACGTTCCCGTTCCCTCCTCTGAACGTTCCCTCCTCTGAACGTTCCCTCCTCTGAACGTTCCCTCCTCTGAACGTTCCCTCCTCTGAACGTTCCCGTTGCTTCCTCTGAACGTCcccgttccttcctctgaacgttcccgttcctgcctctgaacgttcccgttccttcctctgaaGGTTCCCTTTCCttcctctgaacgttcccataccttcctctgaacgttcccatacCTTCTTCTGAACGTTTCCATACCTTCCTCTGCACgttcccattccttcctctgcacgTTCCCATTTCTTCCTCTGCACgttcccattccttcctctgaacgttcccattccttcctctgaacgttcccattccttcctctgcacgttcccattccttcctctgcacgttcccattccttcctctgcacgttcccattccttcctctgaacgttcccattTCTTCCTCTGCACgttcccattccttcctctgaacgttcccattTCTTCCTCTGCACgttcccattccttcctctgaacgttcccatttcttcctctgaacgttcccgttccttcctctgaacgTTCCCGTTCCCTCCTCTGTACGTTCCCGTTCCCGGCTCTGAACGTTCCCGTTCCCGGCTCTGAACGTTCCCGTTCCCTCCTCTGAACGTTCCCTCCTCTGAACGTTCCTTCCTCTGAACGTTCCTTCCTCTGAACGttcccgttccttcctctgcacggtcccgttccttcctctgaacggtcccgttccttcctctgcacggtcccgttccttcctctgcacgttcccgttccttcctctgaacgtttccgttccttcctctgaacgttcccgttccttcctctgaacgttcccgttccttcctctgaacgttcccgttccttcctctgaaggttcccgttccttcctctgaacgttcccgttccttcctctgaacgttccctttccttcctctgaacgttcccataccttcctctgaacgttcccatacCTTCTTCTGAACGTTCTCATACCTTCCTCTGCACgttcccattccttcctctgcacgttcccattccttcctctgcacgttcccattccttcctctgcacgttcccattccttcctctgcacgTTCCCATTCCCTCCTCTGCACgttcctgttccctcctctgaaCGTTCCCGTTCCCTCCTCTGAACGTTCCCGTTCCCTCCTCTGAACGTTCCCTCCTCTGAACGTTCCCGTTGCTTCCTCTGAACGTCCCCGTTCCTTCCTCTGAAGGttcccgttccttcctctgaaggttcccgttccttcctctgaaGGTTCCCTTTCCTTCCTCTGAAGGTTCCCTTTCCTTCCTCTGAACGTTCCCTTTCCttcctctgaacgttcccatacCTTCTTCTGAACGTTCCCATACCTTCCTCTGCACgttcccattccttcctctgaacgttcccattccttcctctgaacgttcccattccttcctctgaacgttcccattccttcctctgcacgttcccattccttcctctgcacgttcccattccttcctctgaacgttcccattCCTTCCTGTGAACgttcccattccttcctctgaacgttcccgttccttcctctgaacgttcccgttccttcctctgaacgTTCCCGTTCCCTCCTCTGCACGTTCCCGTTCCCTCCTCTGAACGTTCCCGTTCCCTCCTCTGAACGTTCCCGTTCCCTCCTCTGAACGTTCCCTCCTCTGAACGTTCCCTCCTCTGAACGTTCCCTCCTCTGAACGTTCCCTCCTCTGAACGTTCCCGTTGCTTCCTCTGAACGTCcccgttccttcctctgaacgttcccgttcctgcctctgaacgttcccgttccttcctctgaaGGTTCCCTTTCCttcctctgaacgttcccataccttcctctgaacgttcccatacCTTCTTCTGAACGTTTCCATACCTTCCTCTGCACgttcccattccttcctctgcacgTTCCCATTTCTTCCTCTGCACgttcccattccttcctctgaacgttcccattccttcctctgaacgttcccattccttcctctgcacgttcccattccttcctctgcacgttcccattccttcctctgcacgttcccattccttcctctgaacgttcccattTCTTCCTCTGCACgttcccattccttcctctgaacgttcccattTCTTCCTCTGCACgttcccattccttcctctgaacgttcccatttcttcctctgaacgttcccgttccttcctctgaacgTTCCCGTTCCCTCCTCTGTACGTTCCCGTTCCCGGCTCTGAACGTTCCCGTTCCCGGCTCTGAACGTTCCCGTTCCCTCCTCTGAACGTTCCCTCCTCTGAACGTTCCTTCCTCTGAACGTTCCTTCCTCTGAACGttcccgttccttcctctgcacggtcccgttccttcctctgaacggtcccgttccttcctctgcacggtcccgttccttcctctgcacgttcccgttccttcctctgaacgtttccgttccttcctctgaacgttcccgttccttcctctgaacgttcccgttccttcctctgaacgttcccgttccttcctctgaaggttcccgttccttcctctgaacgttcccgttccttcctctgaacgttccctttccttcctctgaacgttcccataccttcctctgaacgttcccatacCTTCTTCTGAACGTTCTCATACCTTCCTCTGCACgttcccattccttcctctgcacgttcccattccttcctctgaacgttcccattTCTTCCTCTGCACgttcccattccttcctctgaacgttcccattTCTTCCTCTGCACgttcccattccttcctctgaacgttcccattTCTTCCTCTGAACAttcccattccttcctctgaacgTTCCCGTTCCCTCCTCTGTACGTTCCCGTTCCCGGCTCTGAACGTTCCCGTTCCCTCCTCTGAACGTTCCCGTTCCCTCCTCTGAACGTTCCCTCCTCTGAACGTTCCCTCCTCTGAACGTTCCCTCCTCTGAACGTTCCCTCCTCTGAACGTTCCCTCCTCTGAACGTTCCTTCCTCTGAACGttcccgttccttcctctgcacggtcccgttccttcctctgcacggtcccgttccttcctctgcacggtcccgttccttcctctgcacggtcccgttccttcctctgaacgttcccgttccttcctctgaacgttcccgttccttcctctgaacgttcctgttccttcctctgaacgttcccatttcttcctctgaacgttcccataggagtccatgggctCTAATAGCTGCCTGCTTTTTACATGCGTGGTTTTTTTTTCCGCGCCTGgatccccgtgtgaaagaggcctcaataGAAATACAACTTTCCCCCCCAAAACGAGCCTTCATACCGCTgagtccatggaaaaattaaaacgttacggctgtaagggcgcattcacacgaccgcgatatcactgcatattacgcacgcaaTGCGCGGCCGCGTGATAcgaggtgaatggagtcaatgaaagtaaataggCTTTCTGTTCACGAGCGTGTAAACATGGCGTGTAGACACACGAGTGAAGAatgtcgcagcatgctgtatttcatcGCGTATCACGCAGCGAGCGCCGCATTCTTTTCTGTGGGTAGTGCAGGCAACGCTGTCAATACACAATACATGGCGTACGGGCGGCGGTGCAGTACCGCCGCTATGAGACTGAACGGGGAATTAAAGAATAAAGCAAAAGGGGCGCTGCGCATGCTCGCGTGCGTGAGGGGCGCCGCCATACGCAGTGCACTCTCTCATAGGCCGTTGAAGCGCTGTGTGACCCTCGCAGCGTCCTACGCAGACGGCCGTGCAAGTGAGCGCGAAGACCCTgacaaaaaaacccgctaaattagttggtcattagtgCGTAAACCAGCCAGTAACTAAGGGGTGACTGTATAATACTCGTTACTGAATAGCCCTGAAGAAAAAACTCTAATTTACCTCAGAAAATACGTTTTAGTACAAAAACTGTAATAGAGCAATGGTTATTCATAATTCCAACATGGCGGAGCGACCCCACAATGCGGCCGACGTCTCATCCCGCGGGGCGCTCCATGCAGCCACATAGCTAACAATTTACCTCAcagtttagttaaaggggttgtctcgcggcgaaagcgaaaaaaaatttttttcacttacccccgcatcctgccctgttaaaaagaaagcatgggttagtttttaaaaagcacattgcacttacctgcatcagcgttctgcagcttcttctattcttcttttaaagatggcaccgctggtcttctcccacggtggaccgcgggtcttctcccatggtgcaccatggattttcttctccttccttgcgttccattgccgattccagcctcctgattggctggaatcggcacacgtgacgggacggagctacgatgacgacgcggtgagcagctctctggcatgagcggccccattcaccaggcagaagaccgcacagcgcaagcgcatctaaaaaagcaagaagccagcgaaattagacggcaccatggagacggggacgccagcaacggagcaggtaagtgaataacttctgtatggctcatatttaatgcacgatgtacattacaaagtgcattaatatggccatacagaagtgtataaccccacttgctgccgcgggacaacccctttaaagtaatttcAACATTCACCTTCAAAATGGAGGCTGAGTCCGTCCCCCGCGTATGTAATATGGCGGCCACTGCCGCGCCCACAGGCCTCCTCACACGGAAGCTCCGCTGTCTCCTGTAAAGCTATTGGCCGACGTACGTCACGTGATCGTGACTCGCAGAGTACAGTGGTGGCGCTGTCACTAGCTGTCTGAGGGAATTAGCGCCGCCACAATCCCACAATCCCCTGCGGTTTAGTGACTGAGGAGAAGAGCTGAGCGGCCGGCGGAGGGTGCAGAGAGTGGAGCGGTAAGGAGAGAGAAGACGGCAATGGGcctgaggggaggagggaggagagaggagacgaCGGTGGGcctgaggggaggagggaggagacgGCCGGAGTcctggggggaggagggaggagatgGCCGGAGTCCTGGGGGGAAGGAGGGAGCTAAGGGGTGGCAAATGGGCTGGAATGGGGAGCAGGCTGTGAGGAGGGCTGGGGAGCAGCCTATGAGGGGTGGCAGATGGACTGGACTAGGGAGCAATCTATGTGAGAACATTATGAGAGGGAGGAATGTACTAGGAAGCAGGCTGTGAATTATAGGGGGGATCTGAGGAGCGGTCTCTGAGAGACTGGGGGGAGGGTCTGAGGAGCGGTCTCTGAGAGACTGGGCGGGGGGTCTGAGGAGCGGTCTCTGAGAGACTGGGCGGGGGGTCTGAGGAGCGGTCTCTGAGAGACTAGGGGGGAGGGTCTGAGGAGCGGTCTCTGAGAGACTAGGGGGGAGGGTCTGAGGAGCGGTCTCTGAGAGACTGGGCGGAGGGTCTGAGGAGCGGTCTCTGAGAGACTGGGCGGAGGGTCTGAGGAGCGGTCTCTGAGAGACTGGGCGGAGGGTCTGAGGAGCGGTCTCTGAGAGACTGGGCGGAGGGTCTGAGGAGCGGTCTCTGAGAGACTGGGCGGAGGGTCTGAGGAGCGGTCTCTGAGAGACTAGGGGGGAGGGTCTGAGGAGCGGTCTCTGAGAGACTAGGGGGGAGGGTCTGAGGAGCGGTCTCTGAGAGACTGGGCGGAGGGTCTGAGGTGCGGTCTCTGAGAGACTGGGCGGAGGGTCTGAGGAGCGGTCTCTGAGAGACTGGGCGGAGGGTCTGAGGAGCGGTCTCTGAGAGACAGGGGCGGAGGGTCTGAGGAGCGGTCTCTGAGAGACAGCGGGGAGGGTCTGAGGAGCGGTCTCTGAGAGACTGGGGGGAGGGTCTGAGGAGCGGTCTCTGAGAGACTAGGGGGAGGGTCTGAGGAGCGGTCTCTGAGAGACTGGGTGGAGGGTCTGAGGAGCGGTCTCTGAGAGACAGTGGGGAGGGTCTGAGGTGCGGTCTCTGAGAGACTAAGGGAAGGGTCTGCGAGCGATCTCTGAGAGACTAGGGGGAGGGTCTGAGGAGTGGTCTCTGAGAGACTAGGGGGAGGGTCTGAGGAGCGGTCTCTGAGAGACTGGGGGGAGGGTCTGAGGAGCGGTCTCTGAGAGACTGGGCGGAGGGTCTGAGGAGCGGTCTCTGAGAGACTGGGCAGAGGGTCTGAGGAGTGGTCTCTGAGAGACTGGGCGGAGGGTCTGAGGAGCGGTCTCTGAGAGACTGGGCAGAGGGTCTGAGGAGCGGTCTCTGAGAGACTGGGCGGAGGGTCTGAGGAGCGGTCTCTGAGAGACTGGGCGGAGGGTCTGAGGAGCGGTCTCTGAGAGACTGGGCGGAGGGTCTGAGGAGCGGTCTCTGAGAGACTGGGCAGAGGGTCTGAGGAGCGGTCTCTGAGAGGCTGGGGGAGGGTCTGAGGAGCGGTCTCTGAGAGACGGGGCGGAGGGTCTGGGGTGCGGTGTTATAGATTCAGTACAGTAATGGGGCGCATATGGCAGCAACAGGCGCAGTACTTGTGGTAACAGCAGGATGGCGCTCTTAGAGGGGTGGTCTGAGGAGAAAAAATAAGATATAAGACCGAGCACTTTGCATTGAATGCTGGCTTTCTTCGGGGGGGTCTTCTCACAGATGTCTCTCAGTATGTATAATATAAGGTGGAGATGAGATTCTGTCACAGAGAATCTGGTTATGCTGAGGGGGCGGTCTGACCGGGGGGTCTCACTGTATCTTATTTGCATGTTAGGAATAATAATATAGTCAGACGTAGTATAGGAGGTGGCCGTCCTGCACTGGAAGGTGGGGCTCGGGGAACAGACACagggatctagaaaagcttgaacagtggtcggcgactaacagaaaggtatttaacaaggagaaatgcaaagtcctacatctgggcaagaaaaatgaagaaagcacatacagaatgggaggaattgggctaagcagcagcacatgtgaaaaagacttgggtatactaatagatcatagactgaacatgagtcaacaatgtgatgcagcagccaaaaaggcaaacacaattctgggatgtataaagagaagtatagagtctagatcacgtgaggtcattatccccctcttctcctccttagtcagacctcatctggaatactgggtccagttctgggcaccccactttacaaaaggcatagacaaactagagcaagttcagagaagggttaccaaggtggtgagcggtctgcgaatcatgtcctatgaggagcggttaaaggatctgggaatgtttagcttgcagaagagaaggctgagaggagacttaaaagctgtctacaaatatctgaagggctgtcacagtgcagagggatcagccctattctcatctgtacaaggaaagactagaagcaatgggatgaaactaaaagggaggagacacagattagatggtAGACAGTGatgatgatcaatgagtggaacaggttaccatgggaggtggggagataTCCTAATAGaaatgttcaaacagactggacagacatctgtctgggatgaattagtgatctgcactgagcagggggtcggacccaatgaccctggaggaccctccaactctaccattctaggattctatacagtcatgtgagcccagcctaacaaAAAGTAAAGTTATTGATTTAAAAAACTTAGCCAAAATAAATTCAATAAAATACTTTCTAATACCAAAGAAAATGgttatatagtaaaaaaaatgtattaaactaTAACAAAATGAATATTTGGTACCAGACAATCCTAATGACCCGTAGAACTAAAGTAATGTGGTATTTATACTGCCCAGCATAAAATGACCAAAACCCAAGGCGGGCTTATGATGATTTTTAGCTTGGTGTTtaccactattgccttgcagcgctggggtcctgggtttagCGCTGGGGTCCTTGGTTtagcgctggggtcctgggtttagcgctggggtcctgggtttagCGCTGGGTCCTGGGTTtagcgctggggtcctgggttaaGCTCTGGGTCCTGGGTtcagcgctggggtcctgggtttagcgctggggtcctgggttcagcgctggggtcctgggtttagcgctggggtcctgggtttagcgctggggtcctgggtttagcgctggggtcctgggtttagcgctggggtcctgggtttagCGCTGGAGTCCTGGGTTTAGCGCTGGAGTCCTGGGTTtagcgctggggtcctgggtttagCGCTGGGTCCTGGGTTtagcgctggggtcctgggttaaGCTCTGGGTCCTGGGTtcagcgctggggtcctgggtttagcgctggggtcctgggtttagcgctggggtcctgggtttagCGCTGGAGTCCTGGGTTtagcgctggggtcctgggtttagcgctggggtcctgggtttagcgctggggtcctgggtttagCGCTGGAGTCCTGGGTTTAGCGCTGGAGTCCTGGGTTtagcgctggggtcctgggtttagcgctggggtcctgggtttagCGCTGGGTCCTGGGTTTAGCGCTGGGTCCTGGGTTtagcgctggggtcctgggtttagcgctggggtcctgggtttagCGCTGGGTCCTGGGTTtagcgctggggtcctgggtttagcgctggggtcctgggtttagcgctggggtcctgggtttagcgctggggtcctgggtttagcgctggggtcctgggttaaGCTCTGGGTCCTGTGGGTTAAGCTCTGACCAAGggcagcatctgcatggagtttctgTACATGCTATTAGATGAAATTAAAGGGAAACTGTTACCATGTTCATACTAACAAAAAATAGCAATAGCGCTATACTGAGTGTGTGAAGGACGTGCGGCAAACTGTTTTATAGTCAAACTTTTCTGCTTTCACTTAATTACTTTTTCTGCCAAATATTCACATCAGGCATATTTGCGTTCAGTGTGTCGGTCCGGCCGGAGTTGAGTCTGGCGTATTCATGAGCATCACCAATACCATTCCCCTGCAGCATGATATCCCATGCCTGTGCCATGTACCtcagctgctgcacaggagccgCTGCGGACTGCAGCATTCTGTTCTCATGCGCAGGTGGAGGAGAACGCCTCGGCTGTGTAGAATGATTTCTGACGTGACGCCATAAAACCAAGGCGACCTCCTGACTGCTGCATGTGCAATAAACAGAAGACCTCTGTGGGGATCCACAGTTGCCCCTGCGCCACACATGGCCCAGGCACAGGATTTCCAGCATTAGCTATAGAAAGGAGGGAGTAGCTGTCCAGGTGGAAGGGGGGGTGTTTGCATGTTGAAATGCATCAATGctgatgtcatctgcaaattggCATACTTGGCGGGAAATGTTCAGACAGTGATTATGCGAAAAAAGAAAAAGTACTAGACTTTCCATTTCACTCATAATACAGCGGTATTGTTATTcttgatagtaaaaatatggtgacatgttccccttaaccccttattgacatggcctattttggccattaggacacaacaatttttgtaACGTAGTATGCATGGCCAATAAAAGCcccatgtccatccagtccagccaaTTACTCCCCAATTTTAATGCAGGGGGATGCAACCAGTTTGATTTGCGGATCCTTGGATatggaaataaaattgcagcatgctccatttactaTGGATTCCGTGCAGATGagccccatagatgtctatggctgTGGACGATCCACAGTGCACCCGCAATACTTCacgcactgcggatttgaaggtgaAACATAATCTGGGAGGTGGGGAGAAGGCTGGGTTTTTAGAAACATGTTTCCTATGAAGAAGTTCATCATGCTTATGCAGGATTTTCCTGCAACATGGGACACAACCACGAGTCCTTTAAGAACAGAAATCGGAAAGAGCGCAGCTGGGAAGAACTTCGGCATACACACAAACGCCCACTAGATGCACGCGAACATGCACGCAGAATGCTAATTTTTGCTATTTTGCTCTCTTGCAGTAGATGAAATAAAGGGAAGATGGTAGCGTACGGGACCCATTCCATAAGGAATTTTCAGCAGTCAACtttacaagttgggtaaggtaattctTTTTagctattgacagaaacttgttacctctatgggatccgcaggtttcggcttcccagttcatatacggatagttaaagtcccccataataattacctcattgtgatttgctgcttcatttatttacttcaatagattttcagtggcttctgttatatttggtggtctatagaaaacccttgtgaggattttattgttgtttttccctccatgtatttccacccatagactccacgtgttcatctccatCCCATGTATCTtccagtaagggctcctgcacacttgcatttttctcgcactttttttcacacaattttgctgcgttttttttaaatgtgaaaatcaataggactttctaatgttaaaaacgcatggcaattttcatgcgatgcgatgcgtttttaacattagaaagccctattgactttcacgttaaaaaaacgcagcaaaatcgcattaaaaaagtgcaagaaaaatgcaagtgtgcaggagccctatcgtgagtttaaggctggattcagacgaacgtatatcggctcggttttcatgcccagccgatatacgcgtctctctctgcaggggggagcctggaagagccaggagcagtgctctgagctcccgccccctctctgcctcctctccacccctctgcactatttgcaatgggaagaggcgggatggggctggGGCTAATTCGtgcaacttagccccaccccctgaattgcaaatagtgcagaggggcggagaggaggcagagagggggcgggagcttagttcctgctcctggctcttccatcctccccccccccctccctgcagatgaggacaccgtagtatatcagctcggcgtgaaaaccgagctgatatacggtcgtctgactcCACCctcaaacaggattttacataaagacaacccCCTCTctcttttcagttttttaaaatctcttctGAACAGATGGTAACCCTCTAAGTTCACCCCCAATTACAGCTTTTATCCAACcaagtctcagttattcccactatgtcatagttttcctctgaCATGATTACTTGTTATAAGTATACTAGTTCATCTGCTTTATTGGGCAGACttttagcattagtcaccatacagtttagaaggttttggttatttataTTATATGTGTTGTCGGAACACCTCCTCTGAGTTCACTGTGTAGGCCAAATTAGTTATTCAGAAGTTTTGTGCACAAAAGGTAACAGATTGACACAACGCTCTGCATCAGGCCAGTACGCTTCTGATTCATTAAAAGGAATACAATCGCTTTTACGGACAAATGTTACATCACAAAACAGGAGTTATTGTGCTCATACAGGATTGGTTAATACAATATTATGGTAATTCACATGTTATTAGagtatcaaaagtgaaagaatttACAGAGGTATATAATGTTATCAGTAAATGAGCAGCTTATCCAATCAGAATGTACAACTGCTAGCCATCCCCTATaaaggagtgtgtgtgtgtgtgtatatatatatatatatataactagctgatatacccggcttcgcccgagttaatttggtactggtgtttatctggtgttcacacggaaaatcttataaagtcgtggttactttagagataccggaaaaacatatgttcaccattttatatagttctctgcgttacccaggaaacaccacgtggaggcaaccatgcgacgtttcctttatataaaatgacatcaggaagtgagagaattagattacgtacataaaatttggacactaattcttttgcgcatagaattgaataatcgagttgggacccattagcttttcctatttatgacataatcaatgctcgtgccaaatttcacgtttctatgacaccggaaagtgagaaaattacattccgtacgtaaaatttggacgccaattcttttgcgcatagaattgaataatcgagttggaacctatgaacttttcctatttatgacataatcaatgctcgtgccaaatttcacgtttctatgacaccggaaagcgagaaaattacattccgcacgtaaaatttcgatgccaattcttttgcgctagaattgaataatggagttgggacccattagcttttcctatttatgacataatcaatgcgcgtgccaaatttcacgtttctatgacaccggaaagcgagaaaattagcttccgtacgtaaaatttggacgctaattcttttgcgcatagaattgaataatcgagttgggacccattagcttttcctatttatgtcataatcaatgctcatgccaaattttaagtttctatgacaccggaaagtgacagatttagattatgtacgtaaaatttcgacaccaattcttttgcgctagaattgaataatcgagttgggacccaattacttttcctattttggagataatctatgcttgcgccaaaattcatgtttctacgatatcgggaagttggagaacttttggccagtcagtcagtcagtcagtgagggctttcagctttatatatatagatatgtgtgtgtgtatatatatatatatatatatatatatatatatataatatgtgtgtgtgtgttagcctaggctgatgtaagaaacacatttattattactataacatgtGTATCCCAACTAACTGTTCTCCCAGCTCTAACTGTAttaacccctcccaccactccacccacattttcattattttgtcccaggtcactgtcctCCCCCCAGtttctagtttaaacactcctccacccttctagccatcttctcccccagcatagctgccccctccccactgagatgcagcccatccttatggtagagcctgtaactAACagaaaagtcagcccagttctccagaaacccaaacCCTTCCTACACCagctctggagccacttgtttactacctccctaatctcccgcgGCCTTTCTGATGTGACTCGTGGTGCAGGTAGAATTTCCTAAAATACTACTTTGCAGgttcttgccctaagcttacatactagttccctgaaatcgtttttaaggacTTTCCA
Coding sequences within it:
- the LOC136633495 gene encoding trichohyalin-like produces the protein MGMFRGRNGNVQRKEWERAEEEMGTFRGRNGNVQRKKWERSEEGMGTCRGRNGNVQRKRKERDRAEEGTGTFRGRNVQRKERSEEGTFRGGNGNVQSRERERSEPGTGTYRGGNGNVQRKERERSEEEMGTFRGRNGNVQRKKWERSEEGMGTCRGRNGNVQRKEWERAEEGMGTCRGRNGNVQRKEWERSEEGMGTFRGRNGNVQRKKWERAEEGMGTCRGRYGNVQKKVWERSEEGMGTFRGRKGNLQRKERERSEAGTGTFRGRNGDVQRKQRERSEEGTFRGGNVQRRERSEEGTFRGGNGNVQRRERERSEEGTGTCRGGNGNVQRKERERSEEGTGTFRGRNGNVHRKEWERSEEGMGTCRGRNGNVQRKEWERSEEGMGTFRGRNGNVQRKEWERAEEGMGTFRRRYGNVQRKERERSEEGKGTFRGRKGNLQRKEREPSEEGTGTFRGRNGDVQRKQRERSEEGTFRGGNGNVQRRERERSEEGTGTCRGGNGNVQRKEWERAEEGMGTCRGRNGNVQRKEWERAEEGMRTFRRRYGNVQRKRKERDRAEEGTGTFRGRNVQRKERSEEGTFRGGNGNVQSRERERSEPGTGTYRGGNGNVQRKERERSEEEMGTFRGRNGNVQRKKWERSEEGMGTCRGRNGNVQRKEWERAEEGMGTCRGRNGNVQRKEWERSEEGMGTFRGRNGNVQRKKWERAEEGMGTCRGRYGNVQKKVWERSEEGMGTFRGRKGNLQRKERERSEAGTGTFRGRNGDVQRKQRERSEEGTFRGGNVQRRERSEEGTFRGGNGNVQRRERERSEEGTGTCRGGNGNVQRKERERSEEGTGTFRGRNGNVHRKEWERSEEGMGTCRGRNGNVQRKEWERSEEGMGTFRGRNGNVQRKEWERAEEGMGTFRRRYGNVQRKERERSEEGKGTFRGRKGNLQRKEREPSEEGTGTFRGRNGDVQRKQRERSEEGTFRGGNGNVQRRERERSEEGTGTCRGGNGNVQRKECERSEEEM